The Musa acuminata AAA Group cultivar baxijiao chromosome BXJ1-3, Cavendish_Baxijiao_AAA, whole genome shotgun sequence genome window below encodes:
- the LOC135637728 gene encoding multicopper oxidase LPR1 homolog 1-like has translation MMTKSVLAVLFLVACLAAGTGEPSPVTDKTLRRVAHSLKKYVEPLPMMPRIYGYSIKDGRPMSIGLTIGMFEKKWKFHRDLPATTVFIYGTSREAATFPGPTIEAIQGVPLNVTWENHLPKKHILPWDPTIPVAIPKHGGVPAVVHLHGGIHEPQADGSAFAWYTAKFREKGPKWTQTNYSYPNVQHPGNLWYHDHALGLTRANLLAGLIGIYIIRNPFVEAPLGLPAGDEYDRQLVLDDRSFYKDGSLYMNHRGNNPTVHPQWQPEYFGEVIVVNGKAWPYLVVQSRKYRFRILNSSNARYFHLSLSDGLPFTVIGSDVTYLRKPVTTSSILIAPAEIYDVVIDFSKSATSTVRLTNGAPYPFPGGDPVSTQSSKVMKFVISPEKTKDDSKIPATLMANYPVANENEGTARRYIVLYEYQSATGEPTHLYINGKRLEDPATETPKAGSTEVWEVINLTEDNHPLHLHLATFQAVRVRELVDLEAFTACMRRMNDAIKCNVKAHAVGQLEAAPEHEKTWKNIAKIKPGHMTTIVVKFKLIDEDAPYPFDATKQPGYVYHCHILDHEDNAMIRPLTLRS, from the exons ATGATGACTAAGTCGGTGCTCGCAGTTCTCTTCCTGGTCGCCTGTCTGGCTGCCGGAACCGGCGAGCCTTCTCCGGTGACCGACAAGACGCTTCGACGGGTAGCTCACTCGCTGAAGAAGTACGTCGAGCCGCTGCCGATGATGCCTAGAATCTATGGCTATTCCATAAAGGATGGCCGGCCAATGTCCATTGGCCTCACCATTGGCATGTTCGAGAAGAAATGG AAATTCCACAGAGACTTGCCGGCGACCACCGTCTTCATCTACGGCACCAGCCGCGAGGCTGCCACGTTCCCAGGCCCGACCATCGAGGCCATCCAAGGGGTCCCGCTCAACGTGACCTGGGAGAACCACCTCCCGAAGAAGCACATCCTCCCATGGGACCCGACGATTCCGGTTGCCATCCCCAAGCACGGCGGCGTCCCCGCCGTCGTCCACCTCCACGGAGGCATCCACGAACCGCAGGCTGATGGCAGCGCCTTCGCATGGTACACCGCTAAGTTTCGCGAGAAGGGACCGAAATGGACGCAGACAAACTACAGTTACCCGAACGTACAGCACCCTGGCAACCTCTGGTACCACGACCACGCCCTCGGCCTCACCCGCGCCAACCTCCTCGCCGGCCTTATCGGCATCTATATCATCCGCAACCCGTTTGTCGAGGCCCCCCTCGGCCTCCCCGCCGGCGACGAGTACGACCGCCAGCTCGTCCTTGACGACCGGAGCTTCTACAAGGACGGCTCCCTCTACATGAACCACAGAGGCAACAACCCCACCGTCCACCCTCAGTGGCAGCCCGAGTACTTCGGGGAGGTCATCGTCGTCAACGGGAAAGCCTGGCCGTACCTCGTCGTCCAGAGCCGCAAGTACCGCTTCCGCATCCTGAACAGCAGCAACGCTCGTTACTTCCACCTCTCCTTGTCCGACGGTCTGCCCTTCACCGTGATCGGCTCAGATGTGACTTACCTCCGCAAGCCCGTTACCACGTCGAGCATCCTCATCGCGCCGGCCGAAATCTACGACGTCGTCATCGACTTCTCCAAGTCAGCAACTTCCACCGTCAGGCTAACCAATGGCGCGCCGTACCCGTTCCCCGGTGGCGACCCCGTGAGCACCCAGAGCAGCAAGGTCATGAAGTTTGTCATATCACCCGAGAAGACGAAGGACGACTCTAAGATTCCGGCGACCTTAATGGCCAATTACCCGGTGGCGAACGAAAACGAGGGGACGGCGAGGAGGTACATCGTGTTGTACGAGTACCAGAGCGCGACCGGCGAGCCGACGCACCTGTACATCAACGGTAAGAGGTTGGAGGACCCAGCGACAGAGACGCCGAAGGCGGGGAGCACCGAGGTGTGGGAGGTGATCAACCTGACGGAGGACAACCACCCGCTGCACCTGCATCTGGCGACGTTTCAGGCGGTGAGGGTGAGGGAGCTGGTGGATCTAGAGGCGTTCACGGCATGCATGAGGCGGATGAACGACGCCATCAAGTGCAACGTCAAGGCTCACGCAGTGGGGCAGCTGGAAGCCGCGCCGGAGCACGAGAAGACGTGGAAGAACATAGCGAAGATCAAGCCGGGCCACATGACCACGATAGTAGTGAAGTTTAAGCTCATCGACGAGGACGCGCCCTACCCGTTTGATGCAACGAAGCAGCCCGGCTACGTCTATCATTGCCAc ATTCTCGATCACGAGGACAATGCAATGATTCGACCCCTCACACTGAGAAGTTGA
- the LOC135637734 gene encoding myb-related protein 308-like, producing the protein MRSPCCDKQGTNRGAWSKEEDQKLIDYVGVHGEGCWRALPKAAGLLRCGKSCRLRWINYLRPDVKRGNFQEDEADLIIKLHALLGNRWSLIAGRLPGRTDNEVKNYWNSHLRKKLTSMGIDPDNHRVARKVPLHQSRSSNSATPSSYGTRNYKNMSFWHLNSTVGDDRVRCAGSGSLEENSSGLPDLNLDLTICIPSSVMEKNTANPTLLLFR; encoded by the exons ATGAGGAGCCCTTGTTGTGATAAGCAAGGCACCAACAGGGGGGCGTGGTCCAAAGAGGAGGACCAGAAGCTCATCGACTACGTCGGAGTGCATGGAGAAGGCTGCTGGAGAGCACTCCCCAAGGCTGCAG GGCTGCTTCGGTGCGGTAAGAGTTGCAGGCTTCGATGGATCAACTACCTCCGGCCTGATGTTAAGAGAGGGAACTTCCAGGAGGACGAAGCCGACCTCATCATCAAGCTCCATGCCTTGCTCGGCAACCG GTGGTCGTTGATAGCTGGGAGGCTGCCGGGGCGAACCGACAACGAGGTGAAGAACTACTGGAACTCTCATCTGAGGAAGAAGCTCACAAGCATGGGTATCGATCCTGACAACCACCGCGTGGCCCGGAAGGTGCCGCTCCATCAATCTCGGAGCTCAAACAGTGCGACTCCATCGAGTTACGGCACGAGAAACTATAAGAACATGTCGTTCTGGCATCTCAACTCCACGGTGGGCGACGACCGAGTGCGGTGTGCTGGTAGCGGCAGCCTGGAGGAGAATTCCAGCGGCTTGCCGGATCTAAACCTTGACCTTACGATCTGCATACCGTCATCGGTCATGGAGAAGAACACGGCCAACCCGACGCTCCTTCTCTTTCGCTAA